From Domibacillus sp. DTU_2020_1001157_1_SI_ALB_TIR_016, a single genomic window includes:
- a CDS encoding LTA synthase family protein: MNRLFLKPLHFFALAVILVWLKSYIAYLTEFQLGINNAMQTFLLFLNPLSSAVLFLGLALFSKRSGRWILVFSSIMTLILYSNILYYRFFNDFVTLPTLFQTSNAGHLGGSIADLTEWHDVIYFADLVILAVVLWMKRKEWKLQVTPKRKVLAILAAGAVIFAVNLGLAEADRPQLLSRAFDRNYLIKYLGAYNYTVYDAIQTVKNEKQSAFASSDDLTNVENYTKSHYAAPNEEYFGKAKGMNVIKIHLESFQTFLIDYKLNGQEVTPFLNSLAHNNEYMYFDNFFHQTGQGKTADAELMMDTSLFGLPQGSAFVLKGRNTYQAAPAILNQKAGYTSAVLHGDYKTFWNRNEIYKQMGVDTFFDASYYNMEGDRKVNYGLKDKPFFEESIPMLQSLEQPFYAHLMTLTNHFPFVMDEGDATIEPATTGDGTVDRYFQTARYMDEALQSFFVDLKKAGLYDNSMIIIYGDHYGISENHNKAMAQIMGEEITDFKNAQLQRVPLFIHVPGVEGGVKHQYGGEIDVVPTMLHLLGIDNKEFIQFGTDLLSSEHDEVVAFRNGDFVSPKYTSVDGTYYDSKTGEPLEPTADMQAAKKKVAAQLSFSDQVLYGDLLRFHDIEGMEPVDPTQYQYGKETAEE, encoded by the coding sequence ATGAATCGATTGTTTTTAAAGCCGTTACACTTTTTTGCTTTAGCGGTTATTTTGGTTTGGCTGAAATCGTACATTGCCTACCTCACAGAATTTCAGCTGGGGATCAACAATGCGATGCAGACATTTCTTCTATTTTTAAATCCGCTCAGCTCAGCGGTTCTCTTTTTAGGGCTCGCCCTGTTTTCAAAACGAAGTGGCAGATGGATTCTTGTATTCAGTAGTATAATGACGCTGATTTTATACAGCAACATCCTATACTACCGTTTCTTCAATGACTTTGTTACGCTGCCGACACTGTTTCAAACGAGCAACGCCGGGCATTTAGGCGGAAGCATTGCCGATTTAACAGAATGGCATGATGTCATTTATTTCGCAGATTTAGTGATTCTTGCAGTGGTTCTTTGGATGAAAAGAAAAGAATGGAAGCTTCAGGTTACACCGAAAAGAAAAGTACTGGCAATTTTGGCAGCCGGTGCAGTAATTTTTGCGGTAAATCTGGGTCTTGCAGAAGCAGACCGTCCGCAGCTTCTGTCTAGAGCGTTTGACCGCAACTATTTAATCAAATATTTAGGCGCCTACAATTACACGGTATATGATGCAATTCAAACAGTGAAAAACGAGAAGCAAAGCGCTTTTGCGAGCAGTGACGACTTAACAAATGTGGAAAACTACACAAAGTCTCATTATGCAGCGCCAAATGAAGAGTATTTCGGGAAAGCAAAAGGGATGAATGTGATTAAAATTCACCTTGAGTCGTTTCAAACATTTTTGATTGATTACAAGTTAAACGGCCAGGAAGTCACACCGTTCTTAAATTCACTGGCGCACAACAACGAGTATATGTATTTTGATAACTTCTTTCATCAAACCGGCCAGGGGAAAACTGCTGACGCTGAATTGATGATGGATACTTCGCTGTTCGGCCTGCCGCAGGGATCTGCGTTTGTTCTCAAAGGCCGCAACACCTATCAGGCTGCACCGGCAATTTTGAACCAAAAAGCAGGCTATACAAGTGCTGTTCTGCACGGTGACTATAAAACATTCTGGAACCGGAATGAAATTTACAAGCAAATGGGCGTAGACACGTTTTTCGATGCCAGCTATTACAACATGGAAGGCGACCGGAAAGTCAACTACGGTTTGAAAGACAAGCCGTTTTTTGAAGAGTCTATTCCAATGCTTCAATCACTGGAGCAGCCGTTTTACGCGCATTTAATGACGCTGACTAACCATTTCCCATTTGTTATGGATGAAGGAGATGCAACGATTGAGCCAGCGACAACGGGAGACGGCACTGTAGACCGGTACTTCCAGACGGCACGTTATATGGACGAAGCACTCCAGTCATTTTTTGTAGACTTGAAAAAAGCTGGTTTATACGATAACTCCATGATTATCATTTATGGTGATCACTACGGCATCTCCGAAAACCATAATAAAGCGATGGCACAAATTATGGGCGAAGAGATTACGGACTTTAAAAACGCACAGCTGCAGCGCGTGCCGTTGTTTATCCACGTGCCAGGCGTTGAAGGCGGCGTGAAACACCAGTATGGCGGTGAAATTGACGTCGTGCCGACGATGCTTCACCTTTTAGGCATTGACAATAAAGAATTTATTCAGTTCGGTACCGATCTTCTTTCGTCGGAGCACGATGAAGTGGTAGCGTTCCGCAACGGTGACTTTGTATCACCGAAGTATACATCGGTTGATGGAACGTACTACGATTCAAAAACAGGTGAACCATTAGAGCCGACCGCCGATATGCAGGCGGCTAAAAAGAAAGTAGCCGCTCAGCTGTCTTTCTCTGATCAAGTTCTGTATGGTGATTTACTGCGCTTCCATGATATAGAAGGCATGGAGCCGGTCGACCCAACTCAGTACCAATACGGAAAAGAAACAGCCGAGGAATAA
- a CDS encoding S-layer homology domain-containing protein: MKKVCAVLLAAGLLFTQSISASAAFKDVSQSYWANEEIVYLTNKKIISGFKDQSFQPNAPVTKIQAMIMTARALNLDLTNRPAPGFNDLPKSSSGYAEAAAVVDEGLFPKSTSLKPAEPITRAQMARMLTAAFKWKASDAVSFKDVPKSFWGHPYITALASQNITLGYPDGTFKPNQALTRSQFSVFLARALNDDYKTYTYTNTALKYKLELPNYMKTQVTTENKKDKIGSYGTYFYYNNTAYLGHKPILAIIWAVPESKLPRYEGAPFELLKKQGSTYYFYQGPSEHPYLFMDNQNRVVDKRNTNEAKAYERIQYKLAHMIKGITPTN, encoded by the coding sequence ATGAAGAAAGTGTGTGCTGTTTTACTTGCTGCAGGCTTGTTGTTTACCCAGTCCATTTCCGCATCAGCTGCGTTCAAAGACGTCAGCCAGTCGTACTGGGCGAACGAAGAAATTGTTTATTTAACGAACAAAAAAATCATTAGCGGCTTTAAGGATCAATCATTTCAGCCCAATGCGCCTGTTACTAAAATTCAAGCTATGATCATGACAGCGAGAGCATTGAATCTGGATTTAACGAACCGCCCGGCTCCGGGATTTAACGACCTGCCAAAATCAAGCAGCGGTTATGCAGAAGCAGCCGCGGTTGTGGACGAAGGATTATTTCCCAAAAGCACATCTTTAAAACCAGCAGAACCGATCACACGCGCCCAGATGGCACGTATGCTGACTGCCGCATTCAAATGGAAAGCATCTGATGCTGTTTCATTTAAAGATGTACCGAAGAGCTTCTGGGGGCATCCTTATATTACTGCGCTTGCCAGCCAAAATATTACGCTTGGTTATCCCGATGGAACCTTTAAGCCGAATCAAGCTCTGACACGCTCGCAATTTTCGGTCTTTCTAGCGCGTGCCCTAAATGACGACTATAAAACATATACCTACACGAATACAGCACTTAAATATAAGCTGGAACTGCCTAACTATATGAAAACGCAGGTAACGACAGAAAATAAAAAAGATAAAATCGGTTCATATGGAACGTATTTTTATTACAATAACACGGCCTACCTGGGCCACAAGCCGATACTTGCTATTATTTGGGCCGTACCGGAGTCGAAGCTGCCTCGCTATGAAGGCGCACCTTTCGAACTGCTGAAAAAGCAGGGATCGACGTATTATTTCTATCAGGGACCGAGCGAGCACCCGTATTTGTTTATGGATAATCAAAATCGTGTTGTTGATAAAAGAAACACAAATGAAGCAAAAGCTTATGAGCGGATTCAGTATAAGCTTGCCCATATGATAAAAGGCATCACACCAACAAACTAA
- a CDS encoding HNH endonuclease, producing MKSSVCELCGRSPVETTVHHLTPREEGGSHGPTADLCLPCHKQVHALYTNKELAVRLHSIERLRQDEKISKYIKWIRKQPAETLVRVRKSNERKRSR from the coding sequence ATGAAATCATCTGTTTGCGAGTTGTGTGGCCGCTCGCCGGTTGAAACGACCGTTCACCATTTAACGCCGAGGGAAGAAGGGGGATCGCATGGCCCGACGGCTGACTTGTGCCTGCCGTGCCACAAGCAGGTTCATGCACTTTACACCAATAAAGAACTGGCTGTTCGTCTCCATTCGATTGAGCGGCTGCGCCAGGATGAAAAAATCAGCAAGTATATAAAATGGATCCGCAAGCAGCCGGCTGAAACGCTTGTCCGTGTGCGTAAGTCAAATGAACGAAAGCGGTCCAGATAA
- a CDS encoding cupin domain-containing protein, which yields MYVKPDIQTFQCKDDGKIPNNGRFPIIVYKQVFTNTPSEIEPAFNRHGWTNSWVNGIFDYHHYHTNTHEVLGVRSGDAVVQIGGEQGERLEIQTGDVIVLPAGTGHKRLSQSPDFSVVGAYPNGQSPNLKKGDTGSRAQSLSEIKQVPAAETDPVFGERGPLLDYWKDCKEDGCD from the coding sequence ATGTATGTGAAACCGGATATACAGACCTTTCAATGTAAAGATGATGGTAAAATCCCGAATAATGGGAGGTTCCCGATCATTGTTTATAAGCAGGTATTTACGAATACACCAAGCGAGATAGAGCCGGCATTTAACCGGCATGGTTGGACGAACAGCTGGGTGAATGGGATTTTCGATTATCATCATTACCATACCAATACACATGAAGTGCTTGGAGTAAGGTCTGGAGACGCGGTTGTACAGATCGGCGGGGAGCAGGGAGAACGGCTGGAGATTCAAACGGGCGACGTGATCGTACTTCCCGCTGGGACGGGCCATAAGCGGCTCAGCCAAAGTCCGGATTTTTCTGTAGTCGGTGCGTACCCGAATGGGCAAAGCCCTAATTTAAAAAAGGGTGATACAGGTTCCAGGGCACAGTCTCTTAGCGAAATTAAACAAGTGCCAGCAGCCGAAACGGATCCCGTTTTTGGCGAAAGAGGGCCGCTGCTAGACTATTGGAAGGATTGTAAAGAAGACGGCTGCGATTGA